The Arachis duranensis cultivar V14167 chromosome 9, aradu.V14167.gnm2.J7QH, whole genome shotgun sequence genomic sequence atttgattttaaaatgtgttccaaaagtttattttatccCAACTTTACGCATATGTTGGATTAGTTAAatgtataataatttgatttgatggattaaaatatacaaaataaatctattaATAATCAATCAATTTTGACCTTTTCCAGGAAAGTTCAAAATTTTCCTGGAAAACCCTCTCGTTCATTTGAAGCCCATTTTCCCTAAACCTATGAACCCCACTTCATAATTCCTATAAAGTCTACATCAACAGGAAGGGGAAAAAATAATAAGTAATCCAATTTTGGTTCTAAGGTCGTGCTTGTATCATGGGGCAAGGGCAGTCCAAGAGCGAATTGCTCTATCAGCAGGTCAGTTATGGGAACATAGAAGGAATCAAAGCCCTTCACAGAGATGGTGCAGGCCTCGAGGTAATGAAGCTTTGCCAAAATTGaccctaaaatgtgatttttcttcttcttagttTTGTTATTGTGGGTGTGATCAAGAGgatcatgatgatgatagtgatgatgaagatgatgattatTTGGATTGGATCAATTTGGATtttgttgttggttttgattttttttttccttttatttgtttatattcctgggttgaattttttattatgcagTGGATAGACAGAGAAGGAAAAACCCCCTTGATTGTTGCATGCATGAATCCTGAGCTTTATAATGTTGCCAAAACTTTGATAGAACTTGGAGCCAATGTCAATGCATACCGTCCAGGTAttgaatttttatcttatttattttaatgatttCATTGTTTAGCTTCTTGGGAAATTATGTTGAGTGCTATCAATTGAATTTGTTTATTATAATTTGAAAGAAGCTGGAACATTGTGGTGAATTGCTACTGAACAAAATTCTTGAGGTTTTGTAGCAAAattgaaacttaaaaaaaaaattataatgaagCCTAGGGTCATTTGTTATGTAGTTTTGGATACTACTGTACCTGTATAGGTTTCGTAGTTGAGAATTTGACATGGTTGGTTGTCTCTACTGAATACTGAATGCTTAACTTCTCTTACCAAAGTGTAGTAATGGAAGTAGAAAACTGAACTTGATTTATGTTTTTCTTGACTTGCTTCAACGGTTGGTTTCAACTATTGTAAAGGTCGTCATGCGGGGACTCCATTGCATCATGCTGCTAAACGGGGGCTTGAAAGTATTGTTAAGTTACTTCTTTTGCATGGAGGTATGTTCAAGTGTCTACATATGTcagcaaattttttattattccctTTAGCTTGAATCTTTGGAAGTCCAGAAAGTGttacttaatatttttattgttaagtATATATTTATATGGGGTTTACTATTTCAACCTTTCAGCAAATCCTTTGATCTTGAATGATGATTGTCAAACTGCTCTTGAGGTCGCCAGGGCCAAAGGACACAGCAATGTTGTTAGGGCAATTGAGGTACATATGAATTTTTCATTATGTTGCTATATGAAGTTGAATGCActgactattttattttttcttctatttatcaCCATATCTGTGCCATTAATGATTATCGTTTCTGCAGAGTCATCTATGCTTGTTCTGTGGTTGGATGCGAGAATTTCATGGACCTGGCTTTCTAGAAGTAGTAGCTCCTCAGTTGGTATCTAGAAGAGTGTGAGTATCATGTgatatatcatatatttttcatgcGGCCTTCTATCTGTACCATTTTCTGGTTATCCTTTCAAGATTTATTGCTAGATGGCTGGGCTTGCAATCTCATAACTAGCAATTTGTTTCCGTCGCTTATAAATAACTgtcaaaagaaaaatcaaataaagtagtttttaaatttGTCATATAGTAAAATATTTGTGATCTcattattgattaattaaagTTCTTTGCAGTTGGGTGGTTGTTTTACCAGTTGGCTCCCGCAATCCTACCAGACCTTACAAGTTGGAGCTTGCTTTATATTCTACTTTGCAGGTATTCCATGGTCAATGTATCATCATCTCTCTTCCTTCACGCATTCACAGAGAGAAGACAACAGTTTCATGTTTTATTACTAGAAAGAATgtttgaaatattaaaattaacacatAAGACTTGAGTtggtgctttttcttctttggatATTTTTCCCCTGTTGTTCACCTTGGACATACTTGAGTTTTTCAATTGCTGTAACTAAATGAGCAGGATGGACAACCACGAACACTAATTCCTCTGTGGAGGGCCAATTTAGAAGAACCAAAGCTTCACCAGTCTGACCCATCCGTGACAATTGCTGATATGACTTCCCGTAATCTCCTATACTGggtcatttttttgtttgtcaCCCATTCCTTTTCACAATTACATTGAGATATACATTTGTTGCTAATATTACTAAAAATGCATTAGACACACATCATATTTAAGAGTGGAAAAAAAAAGTGGACATGGTCACAGGGACAAGGTATTtagaaacttcaatctatattTCTGACTGAATATTAAACTTTGGCCGtgagttttatttgtttttaaaacatatatttGCATTATAATATTATACCTTTGAAACTTGTACAACCAGGAGCGAAGATTGAAAAATGAAGCCAACTTTGCTTCTATTTTTAATGTGGATCATTGAACTTCACTTGCATCATTCCCTGGCATCTGTTTTGCTTTTTCGTACAGCATATCCTTCCTTACTTCTTAAGAGGCTTTTccattattttgatttgtctgCATATTTCTAGGAACACGGGTTAAACTTGCACCTGCAAAAGAGAATGACAGGCACCAACTTGCATTGTTTTCTAATGCTTGCAAAGGGATTCCACAGGTATGCTGAATGCCACATGATATGTATGCTGGTGTTATTCTGTTCGTGTTATGCTTCACATAAAGTGCAACTGTAGATCACAGGTTTTCTTTTGACTTTTTCTTTGAAGATATATATTGCACTTAATAATAGTTGATACATAAGTACTTAACTTAAATCCAAAGGAGGAGTGTTTAGTGTTTTAGAAGAAACTCATTAAGATGAAAAGAATAAATTCCAGGGTATTTGAAGGATAAGAAATcaatgaagaaaaagataagcACCAATGGTTCAAAACTGCCTAAtccataaacccaaaatcttTCAGGATACCTCTTTAAAGAGATCTTGcttaagatgagagagaagccGAATGTGTAATGGTATTGATACTTTAAACCAGCTGTTGTGCCAATGAAGCCATTTTAAACTATACAATATGAGAGCTAAGCTCCGAGTCTATATACTAGAGTATAGCTTGGATTGCACATTGCTACGAAATTTAACCCATTCACTTTAAATCAACACTTAACAAACTTACCATTGATATTGGTACAAGGAACAAGTGACACCTGACCTTCACCAAGGTTACCAAACCAAAGCTCCAAAAAGGAACTAAATTAAACATCATAAGAAAATATGAGGAATCACACTGAGAAAGGGCCAAGCATTACACACACATTTTAGGAGATGGGGCTTTGTGTGTTCATCTAGTCTGGCTACAATCCTGCAACAGGTTATTCGTATTCCCTCATAGTCTAAATAGAAGACTCGGCCTAATAGACTTTCAAAGGGGCTTATCAAGAGAGAATATAGTCGTATTCAAGTCCCACAAATGAgttaagaatttgaaaaaggaGTTGCTTGTAATCAGCCCCGCAGAGTCAAGACCAGTTGTATGATAAAAATTGGCAGCCTTATGTTGCTGAAATTTTGGGTATAAATACAGCTTATAAATTAGCAAATagtttgatttgtaattgtgcTTCTGTTATAAAAGAGGAGTGTAAATCTCGTTTTTAACATTGTTATTAAAGCCACttgtattttttaatcatttcaGTTGTCAAAGACTTGCATCTATCCGATGAAATGTGATGTCTTATGGGCATTATTTCCGTCAGATTTGTGGTTTTAGATTTCAGTGCAGTGATGCAAATCATTTTCCAGAAAAGCATAGGATATTGCCTGATTCTCTTCAAGAACATTTGTGTAGTTTGTTCTTCCAGTGGCAAATGATGTTGATTGTAGTACCAATTCATATGTTAATAGCATATACTACCACTGTTTTATTTGTGAAGTACATGTTTCTGTATCTGGTTTTGTAATTGTTCCTTTTCAAAATGGTAAAATGCAATAGGTTCTGATTCTTCTCTTATATTTCACTTTAATTCTTCTGCAACTTAGAAAATGtttataaagatttttcaaatgaTCATTCTCCTGATGCATAATTCCCATGTTAACTTCGTGATGATCtaatctctcttttttcttttcttttttcaggCAAGTCCAGCATTTTTGCAAAGTAATGTGCCTCCGGCCACAGCACCACCATCTACAGAAGGCGAAGGCGAAGACGCAGAGCTGGCTATGGCCATCAGTGCATCTCTTCAGCAGGCCATTCAGGAGAGACCACCTTTTCCAGCTGCCCAACCAAACTTCGAAGCAAGCTCTTCAAGCAGCGGTGCAAACAGAAGCAAACTTGGTTTTCTAGGCACccaaaatccaaacacaagtgAAAGCGAGCCTGTACAGGAAGTCCATGAAAATGCCTCTGCTGGACATGCTGCCAGCAGTCTTGATTTCGATCCATCAGCTCCACCAGCCCCTCCAGCTGCCGATGATGATATTCCGGTGGACGGCCCCATTCAATACCCTTCAATTGACATAAGCCCTGTGGACATGTCATCGCCAGTTGTTGAGAACCTACCGAaagatgaagaaggaaaacATGCCGGAGGAAGCGGCTCATCATGTGTGATATGTCTGGATGCACCGGCAGAGGGGGCATGCATACCATGTGGTCACGTGGCCGGATGCATGTCGTGCTTGAATGAGGTCAAGACAAAGAAATGGGGTTGCCCGGTGTGTCGAGCGAAAATAGACCAGGTCATAAAGCTGTACCATGTTTGATACAAGCATGCAATGTTTCTCTGATGAAAAAAGTGGAAAATGCACATTCAGTTTGAAAATTTGCTTGGAGCTAGAACTGAAAAtgacaaacagaaaagaaaatgttaGATAGAAAGTAAACAGGGAGGGGGACCAGGGTCCACATCCACATGGGACTTTGTTTGCATATAAGATTGCTTTCAATTCAATGGATTTGTTGGGTTAAATTTTTTACTCTTGGTATCTCAAATGTGAAAGTGAAACTTAGTGGAAGTTACAGGGTCTAAAAATACACTACTTTGATTTACATGTGAGAGTGAAAAATGTTTGTATAGTGATCTTCAGGATTCCTGGGATTTGTAGCATATTTATTTCTTCACTGGTTAGGTTTCTGTTGCATTCTTCTTCTATGCCTTCTTTTTCCAAGCCCCCCCTCTCTTTCTTGAAAGATTCTGAAATGAACTTCAGAAAATgggataagaaaataaaataaaattattctgttaatttttgtagttttttttaatttgtaattaagtttttatattttaaaagtttttaattggttttttacatctctttaaatttataattagataattttGAACAGTTAATATTACAAAAATGTTTTCATTCGTTTCACACTATTAGCAAATATGTCTTAATATATTTTAAGTTAAACATTTTTGGAATGATAAAGATGTAAATATAAATTTAGAATTAGTGTaggaatttaattaatttttttaaatataaaaatttatttataaatttaataaaaatataagaatgaaGAGAataatttaacttaaaaaaattaagtaggGTGGCATATTTGAAATGggttgaaatgttgaatcatgTGAAAATGACAACTTGCACATttattaagtaaaaaataaatggaGTAAGCAACTTGCTTGTTGAGAAAAAGCCGATTCCAAAATGATTGTAGCGATGGGAGTAGATTCGTTTCTGTAAAAGATTTCACATCactttattatataattttttcacttttgatTAGTgggatttattatttatatctgcttttatttttttaaaatttaatgaaaaaaaagacaaaaaaataagctTCTGTGGATTTTTATACCAGAGAATCATTATTTCTCTCGTGGAGTCGTGGTGATGAAGTGCTTAAAGGACATCAATTCATAAGTCATTCTAGCAAAACAAATTTATGCGCAAATGTGTGCATATATATTCCAGGATCTAGTGGAATTTAATCTTATATTGTGAGTATAATGTttctaaaaaaatgttatatatataatattgaaCGTCAACTATTAAAGtagttattataatatttttaatatatatttataaaaaaaatactctttATCCTAATAAGATgtctaaataatataatttcctTCTCTATTTCTAAAATATAtactcttatttttataaaattaaaataacacacACTGTAATTTATTTAACCAAAATACCGCttcaataattattatagttatatataattctGTGATACTTATTTGGTTggttcaaaataataataataataataataataggcaGTACAACTTGCATCTGCGGTCCAACTCATTTTAATCTGGTCGGAGTGTATTGACAACTCGAGTTTAGATGCTTAGTCAATCCTACCATTTAATCTGTACCcttaatttatcataaaattactttttaaaaacatttaaattaataaaaaataatataaattattatatttttaatatgctttttaaataaatttttttttttgcataattttttttatttgtcttatatttttttttcttttgaagttTACTAAggattaaattttagatttttcgaACACAAAACTTTGATATTATatcataaaactattttttctaaaaacttAAATCAATAAGAGAATGTAAGACGAATAGTtatatctttaatataatttataatattttgcaCAAGTACTTAGCGTcgctaaattaataatttaattggaTAATAGAAAATCTATAATGtttgatattataaaatatagaattaaatGTGTTTTAgtgaaaataaatttgtttttctgaatCGGATCATGTACGATCAGGATCAGGTTGCATTATTAAGAGATATTTAGGATGCGAATAAGattcaaattgaaaaaatttaaaatgtgtaTAAAATTGTAGGAGAATTTAAATTCTATCTTATCATACTTGTTAGCACACCTAATTAATAACAAACTAAATATGTGTTGCAAATAAGATTAAAAGTGAATTGAGTTGAATCGAATTACACCAAGTTTAAGTTTGGCTAACGAAAATTGAGTTTAACTTATGGTTTGACTCATTAATAATCGAGTATATTTCTTAAGTTTAAGTTCGACTCACCAAAAATTTATGAGCTGGTTTGAACTTTCAAACTGACTCAAATAATAGGAACATAAtttataattctatatcaatatataaattataatttatatatattaaaaatattaaaaaatataaatattttatattgtttatctattgattataaatttttattttttgtcatacattaaaattatatataaaaaatgactataaaattttaaataattaaaaacattatatataaatgcgtcttttttattctgtttacAAGCTAATGAGCTGAGTTTATCAAAGTCTAAACttgacttatttaatttataaactcaattttaaaatcaaattcaacttATCAGTTCACAAATTtaacttataaaattattaaagaataGAATTCGAACTATCTTATTATAAAGTGGCTTAACTTATTTTCATCTCTAGTTGCAAAAGATTTTACAATGACATAATTTGTGTTGGAAggctaaacttttttttattgaagatCTATAAGTTGACTCATCCAAATTGTTAAGGAATCTGTGATTTCTATTTCCATTTTCTTGAACCATGCATCTGCTTTAATTATTGCAGGCATAATAAGTCCAAATAACAGCAAATAATACACGTCAATGaaatactaaattaataataaaatagtaagTAAGAAGCCTCTAAACTTCTCAATCATCGTACATCTATCTTTCCCCTAACATAAATTTAACCTAGGACCTCCATTTTCAGTCACTCCTAGTCCTAGAGCGATGAACCATAATGAGTATAAAAGAGGAACTACGTGAAACACGTGAGCCAGGTCAAGTTATATCatcttaattcatttttttttaatggggACCAggttttcattttctcttatatGTATTCATTAGCCATTGATtttacaaagtaaaaaaaaaaaatagcattagAATTTTGAAGGCAAAGAATAAATGGTTAGTTGTCAATTATATTGTCACATCACTTATATTTTCACCATATAACATGACTTTCTATTAAGGTCAATAACAAAATGATGTTAGacctaattttgataaaaatttctaccttttctttgttttttttaattcattaaacaTTAATCGCAGAGTTCATGCAAAGTATGCAAGGCTTTCAATGCCTTTCTTTCAAAAGTGtgtagaatttcagataaagtTCTTGGCATCCCAAATACAAGAACTCTACCTGTAGTAGTTATATtgcttatttatataatatagtaGTTAGCCATGATTATtgctcatataaaaaataaaactatatcatcttttatttatttatttatatcgaTATCATAActgaatcataaaaaaaaatgaataataataagacTTGAAGAATTGCAATTAGCTCGTTtaacagattttttttttacttttaaattcaaACTCAACCACtactataaaaagttaaaaacgaCCAACTTATTATATAATAACTACTTAAGTAAACCTAGTTTTAGTCGTTATTACTTTATATCcttattttgttttctctaAAGAAGcttcaaaattttaatgaaattaacATGTAGAAAGGTAAACTACCGACTGAtataagtataaaaatattaccAAAAATTGTTATTGGATGAGATATAATCTGCATGTCAAATGTATCGCTCTATAAAGAGTAAGACCTGCATAGGTTTTATTCATACATGTTTTTGCCAGACTCTAAAGTAGAATTTATAGCCATTAAGAGAATCCACGCTGGTACCTTTTCAACGACTTGCGTGCGATTTTGTAGGGAAGGAAAAAAAAGGTCCTAGtatatgtataaaaataatattacattatcaataaatattattattttaatcagtatttaattaataataattgataTTTATAGTTATAGAAGTTTatacataataaatatatatttgtatttatgtTTAATAGAATTTGTTAGANaataataataataaattttaataatcttctattatttttcattcCAAAATATAagctaataataaataatattttgcgATCGatttttccattattttttcccttctttaatatattttcattTGTCTTACTCTTTAGTTTTCTTTTGCACGATGTTTATtcaaaatctttaattttttatctttgcaaaaaattattttttttcatataaaagacAACGTGTAAAGTTGAAATTCTAAGTAAAATTTCTCCTCCGTTTTTCTCAAGTATCTTTTTGTACCCTTTTTAAATGCTTCGCTAAAACTGAATTTTTCCTTTATGAAAATTGGCCTTACAAGATGTATTTTATTACGATTCAAATAAGCATATGCGGCGGTTTAAAACCGCCAGCTATCCGGTTTTAGAACCACTGCGATCTGTTGAAAATCCTACTGTAGTGCATTGTGAATGTTTTCCCATtattatgtaattaattttttttaatcaagttGAATTTATCTAATGGTTAGTTGGCTATTTTGTTTAAGTTTCGGAGATTTGAAGGCAAATTTTTAGGCTGTAATTGTTTACAGATACAGAATATTGAGACaaagatataaaaatacaaaatcgtGTTTGTCAAATAAgacataaataaaagcattatgTCTAAAAATTctgaattagtatattttattttcatcctAAAAAGagatacaatttattttttatttttttatttttgttaatttttttataattatattttttattatcgtatttttatttacaaattttttgaataaaaaataaaaataaattaaacttttataatttgttctagtttatcatcaaataaaatataagaacacttatttttgtgtctttattttttgtattttatttttggtattttgtcTTGTTCTATCTCAAAATTAAATGCAGTCTTAGAATTCATATCTACAacgaattaattattaatctggttagactaaaaaatattataaaaaacaaaaaaaatcattaatttctTCTATAAATGTGATCGTCTTTATATTctttttaaagagaaaaatagtatatataagGTTGCAGGTTCAAATTTTATCATTGTTATTAATATACCACTAATTATCCGGCCTCGTATATCAAAGAATTTAAGGATTAATGTTTAAATTCGTCCTTGAAAGATCACGCGATCTTTATTTTCGTCcccaaatgatttttttaatcaaattagtctctGAAAGATAAGctgttagtcaaattagtccttccgTCAATTGAATGATGACGTGTCACGTTAAGTGCCACGTGGCATGATGACGTGGCACGTCACGTGGCAggtcagtgacacgtggcacgTCACGTGACAGGTCAatgacacgtggcatgccacGTGCCACGTGTCGCTTgacatataaaaaagtttttaattagtCAAAATAGTCCTTAAAAGTCcagacgtaagtcattttcatccctcaaattttaaaaattagtcaaactagtccttatataattttttttattttttcttcattaaattatctctctcctttaattctcaaaatctctcttattcttttctattctaaaacatTTTTTGTTACATTACTACATTTTgctggaatatatatatactcaaaattaaaatgtatgtatttattaacctaaacaaagttatatgcccaaaataaaaaatttatgtatgttaacctaaacaaagttataccactattttttttctactaCATCTTTTTTTCCATTACggtattatttatatataggaGGTAATGGTAGTGATACTTAGAGTCAAAATTCAAGAAGATTCACAAATTTTGCTTCAATTCTAAActttacaaaatattaaaaatttgttggttaattattattattattattattattattattattattattattattataaatgaaTTGCTTCTTAAGCGTAATACGTGCAaacatcataataaatttttgtgtgtttcatatgtttgagatagattatataatttttcttttatatatgtttgagatagattgtataatttttcttttaatttcataaatcaATGAGATAAAATGAAATAGGAAACATTATACTTATGCATAACACAGGCTACTCCGCACTAGTACattatataaatagatatgtttcgtactaaaataaaatttcttttgttttaaatgaaatatttaaaaaattatattagaatatTAAGATTCAAAAAGTGATTCTATAAACCAGTTTTTCAATTATTgagttttagttaaaattagtagtataaaaaattataaatttaacattataaaaaattatataaggactagtttgactaattttaaaaatttaagggATGAAAATGATTTACGTCTGGactttcaaggactattttgactaacaaaaaaattgtttatatgTCAAGTGACtgccacgtgtcactgaccTGTCACGTGGCGTGCTACGTGTCACTGACCTGTCACGTGGCGTGCCACGTGTTACTGACCTGCCACGTGGCGTGTCACGTCATCATACCATGTGGCACTTAACGTGACACATCATCATCCAATTGAcggaaggactaatttgactaacagTTTATCTTTCAtggactaatttaattaaaaaaatcattcgaAAACGAAAATGAAGATCGCGTGATCTTTCAGGgacgaatttaaattcaaatctttcacAAGTTTTGTAGTCtctgattttaataacaaatgcGCCAATTCAATATATATTAGATTCTAACTAGAATACAAAGTAATTATATATTTCCGTACCTTtagaaattgagagaaaaaattatctttttgatatattatatattaataaattttgttattctGTGTTTTAAAGACATAtgttaaaaatatcataaaaaatattatactaaacattattaaaaatataattttttttatatttttaatatattaatactttaaaaatttttattattatatttttacataatatGTTTCCTCAGAACACATGATAATTAAATTTCATCTTGATAAgcataattatatatgtatttaacacacacaaaataaatcttatatatatatatattttatttgaataatataGAATAGTATATTCGAATTAAActctaaataattaatttatcacgACTAAAAATTAAGACTGATATAatcttataatatatttttatgcttGAATTATTTAAGAGATATAATAATTGTGCAACATAAGCCTATTATCAATAAGATAAATTACTCTCATTCTCTTTTTTATgcttaaatatataattaagcgTACGAACTAAGCCTATTATacaataaaaagataatttactctctatttttcaaaaaaaaaaaacaataccAGAGTAATCAcccttcaaaaaaaaatattcacctTCAATAATTGATTTGCGAAAATTGTTTTTTGGTGAATTCTATAATGTAGAAAGAAAGATTTTTTTACATGTCTATATTTGTGTTGTCAAAAGGGTAGTGTAACAAGTGTTTAGAAAGAGAGTAATTGAAGAGACAAGATTTGACATGTTACAAGTAAAATATAATGTATTTTGTCTTATGTAACATGTAAATGATGTATTGATTAAATAGgctaattatatttatgttaattaattattaaagataatattagactttgtatgatttttttatttttagacttTTTGAATTTACGTTCTCTCTCTCCAAAAATATTAACTTtacacacaaaaatttattaatatttatttattttaatatatacctttttccttttttgatgACTTAAATATATTCAGtttcacaaatataaaaatatatttacatattttaaacaacaaaaaacatatAACTTTACGTATTTACATAAATTTAGATTAAcgtaatatttatatatattaatttaaatattatatcaatatatatgtCAATATTACTCTAgatatatatagatatttatagaaaaaatattattcaaacaTCACATATTCTTGAAatcttataaaaatagtttgttattaattatttatatatttaaatgtttttaattaataaaacaaaaaaattatatttaattatttaaaaaatattgatgttaAAATAGCATTTGTAATACTGTCATTTTTATGGTGTAGAAAgagagaatatatattttatgagaGTTgatatttt encodes the following:
- the LOC107466208 gene encoding putative E3 ubiquitin-protein ligase XBAT34 is translated as MGQGQSKSELLYQQVSYGNIEGIKALHRDGAGLEWIDREGKTPLIVACMNPELYNVAKTLIELGANVNAYRPGRHAGTPLHHAAKRGLESIVKLLLLHGANPLILNDDCQTALEVARAKGHSNVVRAIESHLCLFCGWMREFHGPGFLEVVAPQLVSRRVWVVVLPVGSRNPTRPYKLELALYSTLQDGQPRTLIPLWRANLEEPKLHQSDPSVTIADMTSRTRVKLAPAKENDRHQLALFSNACKGIPQASPAFLQSNVPPATAPPSTEGEGEDAELAMAISASLQQAIQERPPFPAAQPNFEASSSSSGANRSKLGFLGTQNPNTSESEPVQEVHENASAGHAASSLDFDPSAPPAPPAADDDIPVDGPIQYPSIDISPVDMSSPVVENLPKDEEGKHAGGSGSSCVICLDAPAEGACIPCGHVAGCMSCLNEVKTKKWGCPVCRAKIDQVIKLYHV